Below is a genomic region from Aurantimonas sp. HBX-1.
TCGAGCGCCGCCTTCACCTGCCCGCAGGCATAGGCGAAGACGTCCGGATCGGGATTGGTGGCGGCGCCGGCCATGTAGCGGCGGTGCGAGAAGAGGTTGGCTGTGCCCCAGAGCAGCCGTACCCGGTCGGTCGCCATCTTTTCCTCGAAGATGTCGGTGATGACCTTCAGATTGTCGATCGACTGCTGCAGCGTCTCGCCTTCCGGCGCGACGTCGACGTCGTGGAAGGCGAAGAACGGCACGTCGAGGATACGGAACATGTCGAAGGCGACGTCGGCCTTCTGCTTTGCCAGGGCGAGCGCGTCGCCGCCGTGCATCCACGGCCGGTTGAAGGTCTCGCCGCCGAAGGGATCGCCGCCCGGCCAGGTGAAGGAATGCCAGTAGGCGACGGAGAAGCGCAGATGGTCCTCCATCCGCTTGCCCATCACCATCCGGTCCTTGTCGTAGAAGCGGAAGGCCAGCGGGTCGCGGCTCCCGGTGCCGGCGAAGGCGATCGGCTGGCTGTGGCTGAAGAAGTTTCCTGCGGTCATGACGGCAATTCCTGGGTGGAGCGCGGTGCGCCCATTGGCTGCAGCACGGTATGACGGGCGCCGAAGGGCGCGCGCCGGTGATGAAGACCCGTCCGCCGGTGCCCGGACGGACGGGCCGAAACCCGCTGGGATATCGCGGGCCTTAGCCGGAGATCGCGATCAGAACGGCGAGTCCGGGTAGTAGTACTGGTCGGCGTTCTCCGGGGTCACCAGCACCGAGCCGATGATGAAGCGGCCTTCCATCGGCGCCTGCGACACGAAGCGGTCGGCGGTGAGCCGGATCGCCGTGGCGATCATCGCCGGCGGATAGGTGACGTCCGCCGGGACCATGGTATCGCCGGCCTTCACCCGCTCGATCATCTGCTTCATGCCGGCGCCGCCGAGCACCCACATGTCGTTTTCGCGGCCGGCCTGCTTGATCGCCTCGATGACGCCGAGCGCCATGTCGTCGTCCGAGGCCCAGACCGCGTCGATCTCGGGGAAGCGGGACAGGAAGTCCTGCATCACCTCGAACGCCTTGTCGCGGTTCCAGTTGCCGTGCTCCATCCCGATGATCTCGATGTTCGACCCTTCGAGGGCGGCCTGGAAGGCTTCCACCCGCTCGTTGTCGATGGTCGTCGGAATGCCGCGCAGGGCGACGATCTTGCCGCCGTCGGGCATCTTTTCCTTGAAGTACTCGCCGGCGACGCGGCCGAAGGCGGTATTGTCGCCCGCGACATAGAGGTCCTCGATGCCTTCCTGGGCGAGGCCGCGATCGACCACCGTCACCCACTTGCCGGCATCGGCGACGCGCTTCACCGGCCCGGTCAGCGGATCGGACTCGAACGGCAGGATGACCAGCGCGTCGATGTCGCGCGTCGCCATCATGTCCTCGACGTCGGAGACCTGCTTGCCCGGGTCGCCCGCCGTGGCGAGCACGAACTCGAGCTGCGGATAGGTCTCCGTCAGGCTGTCGATCGCCTGCTGGGCGTGGAAGTTGACCCCGCCGGTCCAGCCATGCGTGGCGGCGGGGATCGAGACGCCGATCGTCACCTTCTCCGCATCCTGCGCCATGGCGAGGCCCGGCAGGGCCAGCGAAGCGGCGACTAAGCCTGCTCCTGCGAGTTTCATCAGTTTCTTCATGTCATTCCTCCCTGTTGCGACGCGAATTCAAGCCGCGCCTTTTCGGCCGCGCTGCAAGACGACGGCCAGAATGATGATGACGCCCTGGATCGCCCCGTTGAGATAGGGGCTGACGAGGTCGGTCAGATTGAGGATGTTGTCGATCAGGCTGAGGATCACGACGCCGACGACGGTGCCCCAGACGCGGCCGAAGCCGCCCTTCAGCACCGTGCCGCCGATGATCACCGCGGCGATCGCTTCCAGCTCCCACAGGATGCCGGTGGTCGAAGAGGCCGAGCCGAGGCGCGGCACGTACATGATCGTCGCGATGCCGACGAGCATGCCCTGCAGCATGTAGGTGGCGAGCCGCACCCGATCGACATGGATCGCCGAGTAGCGCGCCACCTGGGCGTTCGAGCCGACCGCCGCGGCATGCCGCCCGTAGGCGGTCTTGCGCATGACGATCTCGCCGGCGATGGCGACCAGCGCGAAGACGATGATCGGCCAGGCGACGCCCGCGACGCCGCCGTAATAGACCGGCCGGTAGACCTCGCGCAGCTCGAAGTTCAGCGACAGCGTGCCGCCGTCGGCGAGCCAGACGACCAGCGAGCGGAAGATGCCGAGCGTGCCGAGCGTCACGATGAACGCCTCGATCCGCCCGGCGGTGATCAGGATGCCGTTGAGGAATCCGGCGGCAAGGCCCATCAGCAGGCAGGCCGCCATCCCGACGATGATCGTGTTCCAGCCGATGCCGAGCACCGGCGCTAGGGCATTGAGGATGATGATGGTGATGCCGGCGAGGAAGGCCGCCATCGAGCCGACCGACAGGTCGAGCCCGCCGATGGTGATGACGAAGGTCGCGCCCACCGCGATAATGCCGATGAAGGCCGAGCGGGCGAGCACGTTGGTGACGTTGCCGGAAGACAGGAACTGGTCGTTCAGCGACATGCCGAGGACCACCAGCACCACGAGGGCGATCAGCGGCCCGAGGACGTGGAAGTCGAGCCCCTTGCGAGGCTTGGCGACCGAACCCGCTTCAACCGACATGCGATGCACTTCCTTCCAGTCCCATGGCCCGGCGGACGATGGCCTCCTCGGTCACCTCGTCACCGGCCACCTCGCCGTTCAGCCGGCCCGAGCGCATGACGATGACCCGGTGGCAGAGCCCGATCACCTCCGACATCTCGGACGAGATGACGATGACCGCCCGCCCTTCGGCGGCCAGCTGGTGGATGAAATTATAGATCTGCTGCTTGGTGCCGATGTCGATGCCGCGGGTCGGCTCGTCGAGGATGACAATCTGCGGCTCGACCAGCATGGTCTTGGCCAGCAGCAGCTTCTGCTGGTTGCCGCCGGAGAGGTTGCCGACCGGGATCGTGCGCGAGCCGGTGCGGATGTCGAAGCGCTTGATCGCCGCATCCAGCGCCTGGTCCTCGGCCTTCTCGTCGACGAAGATGCCGGTGAAACGGTCGAGGCCGAGCAGCGTCAGGTTCTCGCGCATGCCGTAGCCGAGCAGCAGGCCGCAGCCCTTGCGGTCCTCGGTGAGGTAGCCGATCCCGTGCCCGGTCGCGTCCTTCGGGCTGCGGATTCGCACCGTGGCGCCGTTCCGCTGGATCGTGCCGGTGGCGGGGCGCAGCCCCATGATGCCTTCCATCAGCTCGGTGCGCCCGGCGCCGACGAGGCCGGCGAAGCCGAGGATTTCGCCGCGCCTGAGGTCGAAGCTGGCCGTCTCGACATGGCCGGGCACCGAGAAGTTGCGGACTGAGAGGACGATCTCGGCCGCGGCATCCGGATCCTTGTGCGGGAAGAGATCGCTCAGCTGGCGGCCGACCATCAGCTCGGCCATGCGGTCGGGCGACATCTCGGCGACCGGTGCATCGGCGACGAAGCTGCCGTCGCGCAGGACGGTCACCTCGTCGGCGACGCGGGCGATCTCGTCGAGCTTGTGCGAGGTGTAGAGGATGGCGACGCCGTCGGCCTTCAGCCGGTCGATCTGCGCGAACAGCACCTCCGCCTCGCGCAAAGTCAGCACCGCCGTCGGCTCGTCCATGATCAGGACTCGCGCGTTCCGCGCCAGCGCCTTGGCGATCTCGACCATCTGCTTCTGCGACACCGACAGCTGCGACACCGGCAGCCGGGTGTCGATCGGCGTGCCGAGCTCGCGAAGGAGCTGCCCGGCCTTCTCCCGCATCGCCTTCCAGTCGAGGAAGAAGCCCTTCTTGATCTCCCGGCCGAGGAAGATGTTGGCCTCCGCCGAGAGCTGTTCGGCGAGATTGAACTCCTGGTGGATCAGCACGATCCCGGCATGTTCGGCGGCCTCGCTGTCGGCGAAGTCGACGGCCTTGCCGTTCAAGAGGATCTCGCCGCCGGTCGGCTTCTGGTAACCCGCCAGGCACTTCATCAGCGTCGACTTGCCGGCGCCGTTCTCGCCGACCAGCGCATGCACCTCGCCCGGCCGCAGCGCGAAGTCGATGCCGTGCAGCACCTCGACCGGCCCGAACGATTTTCGCACGCCGCGCGCTTCGAGGATGGGAGAAGGTCGGGCTGTCATTGCGAGAGCCCCCCGGCGCCGACGGCGCAGGACGAAGCGCCCTCTCCCCCCTTGAGGAGGAGAAAGTCTTTTCGCGGAATTGGACCGGGCGAAGCACGGTCCAAACCGCTGAAAAGACAAGAGAGGGGTTGGGGACCTATGCCGCCGCTCGCGCCCTCGAAGAAAGGCGCGATCGCCCCTCGCTTGCGATTTCCATCGCCTGGTGCCTGTGGCCCCAAGACGATGCGATCGCCTTCTCCCCCGCAAGGGGAGAGAGGGGCAGCGGCGGGTTTCACAGCGCCACCCATGCGCCATCCTGCTTCGAAGAGGCCACGCAGGCCTCGATGAAGGCGAGGCCGTCGATGCCGTCCTCGATCGTCGGCAGCGCCAGGCCCTCCGGCGGGGCCCGGCCTTCGTCGGCGGCGCGGATCAGCTCGGCGGCCTCGGCGTAGATCGTCGCGAAGCCCTCGAGATAGCCTTCCGGGTGGCCGGCGGGCAGGCGCGACACAGCGGTCGAGGCGGCATTCGCGCCGGCGCCGTTACGGGTCAAAAGCCGCTTCGGCTCGCCGAGCGGGGTGAACCAGAGCTTGTTCGGCTCTTCCTGGCACCATTCCAGCCCGCCCTTGTCGCCATAGACGCGCAGCGTCAGGCCGTTCTCGTTACCGACCGCGACCTGGCTCGCCCAGAGCATGCCCTTCGCGGCCGTTCCCCCTTTGGCTGCAAAGCGCAGCAGCATCGAAGCGTTGTCGTCGAGCCGGCGGCCTTCGACGAAGGAGGAGAGGTCGGCCGACAGCCGCTCGACCTTCAGGCCGGTGACGAAACAGGCGAGGTTGTGGGCGTGGGTGCCGATATCGCCGATCGCCCCGCCGGCGCCGGCCTTTTCCGGATCGACGCGCCAGCCGGCCTGCTTGGAGCCGGTATCCTCGGTGCGGCCGGCAAGCCAGTCCTGGGCATATTCCGCGACGACGACGCGGATATTACCCAGTTCGCCCGCCGCCACCATCGCCCGCGCCTGCCGGATCATCGGATAGCCGGTGTAGTTGTGCGTCAGCACGAAGACCTTGCCCGACGCGCTGGCGATCGCCGCCAGATCGCGCGCCTCGGCCAGCGTCGTCGTCATCGGCTTGTCGCAGATGACGTGGAAGCCGGCCTCGAGGAAGGTCTTCGCCACCGGGAAATGCATGTGGTTCGGCGTGACGATCGCCACCGCCTCGATGCCATCCTCGCGGGCCTTCTCGGCCGTCGCCATGTCCTCGTAGGAGCCGTAGCTGCGCGCCGGGTCGAGGCCGATCTCGGCGGCCGACGCCTTGGCCTTCTCCGGCGTCGACGACAGCGCGCCGGCGACCAGCTCGAACCGGTCGTCGATGCGGGCGGCGATGCGGTGCACGCCGCCGATGAAGGCGCCCTGCCCGCCGCCGACCATGCCGTAGCGGATCCGCCGCGCGTGGGTCTCGTCGCGTCCTTCGATAGCCATGCCGTCCTCCCTCAGCCGCCGATGCCGAGCATGCGGCGGTTCGCCGCCTCGTCGGTGCCGCCGGAAGCGAAATCGTCGAAGGCCTTGTCGGTGACCTCGATGATGTGCGCGGCGATGAACGGCGCGCCCTCGGCCGCGCCCTGCTCCGGCGACTTCAGGCAGCACTCCCACTCCAGCACCGCCCAGGAATCGTAGTCGTGCTCGGCGAGCTTGGAAAAGATGCCCGCGAAATCCACCTGGCCGTCGCCCAGCGAACGGAAGCGCCCCGCCCGCTTCACCCAGGGCTGATAGCCGGAATAGACGCCCTGCCGGCCGGTCGGGTTGAACTCGGCGTCCTTGACGTGGAAGGCGCAGATCCGCTCGTGATAGATGTCGATGAACTCGAGGTAATCGAGCTGCTGCAGCACGAAATGCGACGGGTCGTAGTTGATCTGGCAGCGCGGATGATTGCCGCAGGCTTCGAGGAACATCTCGAAGGTGGCACCGTCGAAGACGTCCTCGCCCGGATGGATCTCGTAGCCGACGTCACAGCCGGCCGCGTCGAACGCGTCGAGGATCGGCACCCAGCGCTTCGCCAGTTCCTCAAAGGCGGTGTCGATCAGGCCGGCCGGGCGCTGCGGCCAGGGATAGAGGAACGGCCAGGCGAGCGCGCCCGGGAACGTCACGTGGCTGGTGAAGCCGAAATTCGCCGAGGCCTTCGCCGCCAGCTTCATCTGCTCCACTGCCCAGGCCTGCCGGGCGGTCGGGTTGCCGCGCACTTCCGGCGCGGCAAAGCCGTCGAAAGCCTCGTCGAAGGCCGGATGCACGGCGACCAGCTGGCCTTGGAGATGGGTCGACAGATCGGTGATCTCGACGCCGGCGTCGCGGCAGATGCCAGTGATCTCGTCGCAATAGTTCTTCGAGTCGGCGGCCTTCTTCAGGTCGATCAGCCGCGCGTCCCAGGTCGGGATCTGGACGCCCTTGTAGCCATGGCCGGCGGCCCAGCCGGCAATCGATTTCAGATCGTTGAACGGCGCCGTATCGCCGGCGAACTGGGCGAGGAAAATTCCCGGCCCCTTCATCGTCTTCATGCTTGCCCTCCCAGGCGCCTGTCCATCGGCCGCGCGACCGGTATCCTCCCCGGGCGCCACGCAGGCCCGGACCCTCGCACAGGCCATCAGGGTTTTGAAGTGCGTAGCTCAAAAAATTGCATGGCCGCGGCTCAGGGCAGGTTCTCGCGCAGGAAGATGTCGATGCGGATCCGCTCCTGCTCGGCGATGATCGCCTCGTCGAGGCCGCGCGACAGCAGCAGCCGCGCCGCCGAGCGCGCCTCGTGTCCGGGATTCTGCGCGATCACCGCGTCGGCGGTGCCCGAGAGCAGTAATTCGCGCGACAGCGGCGTCAGCTCATGCGCGACGAAGACGAGACGCGGCGTCTTGCGCGCGGCCTTGAGCGCATTCGCGACGCCCTGGTTGCCGGCGCCGGCATTGTAGAGCGCCACGAGATCCGGGTGGGCCTTCAGGAGATCGCGGACGGCGGCCTCGGCGAGATCGCGGTCGTCGCGCATCTCCATCACCGGCAGGATGCGCAGGCCCGGAAACTCCCGGCCGAGCAGCTGCGAGAAGCCGAAGCAGCGCTCCATGTGGTCGCGCAGCGACAGCGACCCGACCAGCACGCCGACGCTGCCGGTGCGGCCGGCCAGGAAGCGGCCCACCAGCATGGCGGCGGTGCGGCCGGCGGCGCTGTTGTCGATGCCGACGAAGCGCAGGCGCCGCGAGGCCGGCACGTCCGAGACCAGCGTCACCACCGGCACGCCGTCGGCGACCAGCCGGTCGATGGCGGCGCGCACCAGCGGATCGTCGAGCGCCACCACCGCGACGCCGTCATAGGCGCGCGGCAGCTCGTCGAGGGCGGTCGCTAAGGCCTGCGGGTCGAAGACGTCGACCTGGACGCGGTCGACGAAGGCACGGCTGCGCGCCAGCCAGTCGCCCATCGTGGCGATGTGGGAGGCGAGATCCTCCATGAAGGCGTTGGTGCCGGTCGGTAGGACGAAGCAGAAGCGGTGCCGCGACCGTCGTGCGAGGCCCGCCGCCAGCGGATCCGGCCGGTAGTGCAGCCGGGCCATCGCCTCACGCACCTTGGCGACGGTCTTGGCCTTGACGTTGGGCCGCCCGTTGATGACGCGGTCGACCGTGGCACGCGACACACCGGCCTCGCGGGCGACGTCGACCAGGGTGCTGTGGGGGCGGTCCTCCATGCGGCGGACGCTAGCCGCAATTGGTTGAGCTACGCAACTCAAAACCGGACGGCGGCGATGCCCCACCACCCGGCCCGCGGTCTGCGGTCAAATGCTGTTGATCGGACAATCAGGGTCCTGGCTGCAACCGGGCGGGCCGGGCGCGGTTGGACCTGCGATGGATATTTGTGCGGCAAGGGAGACGAGAATGACGACGATGGACCGACGACGCTTCATCGGCGGCGCGGCAGCCGGCGCCGCGGCGCTGGCCATCGCGCCGCATGTCGCCCATGCGCAGGCGCAGCCACCTTTGGCCAGGCGCATCCCGTCATCCGGGGTCGCGCTGCCGGTCATCGGCCTCGGCACCTGGATCACCTTCAATGTCGGCAACGATCCGGCCGCCCTGGCGCAGCGCACCGACGTGATGCGCGCCTTCTTCGAGATGGGCGGCGGGATGATCGACTCTTCCCCGATGTACGGCTCGGCGCAGGCGACGGTCGGCCACGGCCTGCGCGAGATCGGGATACCGGAAACACTGTTTGCCGCCGACAAGGTCTGGACCTCCGACGCCGACGACGGGCCGTCGCAGATCGCGGAAACGCAGGCGCTCTGGGGCGTGCCGCGCTTCGGGCTGCTGCAGGTGCACAACCTCCTCGGCTGGGAGGGCCATCTCGAGACGCTCGAGGCAATGAAGGCGGAAGGGCGCATCGGCCATGTCGGCATCACCACCTCGCATGGCCGCCGGCACGACGAGGTGGAGGCGATCATGCGCCAGCGGCCGATCGACTTCGTCCAGCTGACCTACAACATGGCCGACCGGGAGGCCGAGGCCCGGCTCCTGCCGCTCGCCGCCGAGCGCGGCATCGCGGTGATCGCCAACCGGCCGTTCCGCCAGGGCGCGCTGGTCGATGCGGTGCAAAGCGCGCCGCTGCCGGCCGTCGCGGCCGAGATCGGCGCGGCGAACTGGCCGCAGTTCCTGCTGAAGTTCATCGTCTCGCACCCTGCCGTCACCGTCGCGATCCCGGCAACGCGGCGCGTCGAGCATCTGCGCGAAAACATGGGCGCGGCGCACGGGCCGATGCCGGATCCGGCGCTGCGGGCGGAGATGGCGCGCGCCTTCGAGAGCCTGTAAGCCCAACCATGCTCGATGATCTGACGACCTACCGGCTCCAGGACTTTCTGCTGTTCGACGCGGCCACCTATGAGGGGCTGTTCGCCCAGATGAACGGCGCGTTCTGGCTGTTGCCGGCGGCGACCGTCCTGTCCGGTCTTGCAACGCTCGTGGCCATCCGGATGAAACTCCGGGCCGCCATGCGCATCGCCGCGGCGGTGATGGCCGCCGCCTTCACGCTCTCGGCCACGCTGTTCTTCCTCGGCGTCTACGCGACGATCAACTGGGCCGCCGTCTATCCGGCGTGGCTGTTCTACGGCCAGGCCGCGCTGCTCGTTCTGGTCGGGACCCTTGCGGGGCGTCTCGACCCGCTGGTCGACCGGAATTCGCCGCGCTCCCTGGTCGCCACGATCGTCACGATGCACACGCTGCTCATCCATCCGCTGGTGGCGTCCGCCACCGGCCGCGAATTCGACGGCCTCGAATGGTTCGGCCTCGCCCCCGACCCGACGGCCATGGCGGCGCTCGGCCTCCTCGCCTTCAGCCGCTCGCGCTGGCGCTTCCTGCTGGCCCTCGCGCCCATCCTGTGGCTGACGGTCAGCTTCCTGACGCTGTGGACGCTGGAGCTCGATGGCCAGGCGGTCGTGCTCGCGGCCGGCACCGTGCTGGGAATCGTGGCGCTGTCGATGCCGGCGTCGTCGCGGGCGGGCCGATCCTCCGGCCCAACAGACGCCGAGCGCCCGGTGGCCGCGGCGCCCCGCCCTGATGACCGGAGCCGGCGCTCCGTTCCCGCGACGCTGGTGCCGAGCGCCCCGGTCAGAAGCGGTACCAGACGGCGCTGATCAGCCCCCGTTCCCGCAAGGCGTTTTGGCCGGCGACGGTGGCGAAGCCGCCCGCCTGCAGCGACCAGCGGTCGTTGAGGTCGTAGACCAGCGAGCCTTGCGCCTTGTGATAGGCGTAGGAGTCGCCGTCGCTGCCGGCCGAGACCGTCGAGAAGCTCTGGGCCAGCAGCACGATGTCGTCCCACGGCCTGATCCCGAAGGTGACGTCGAGCCGGACCTCGTCGGGACCGTCGCCGAGTGCCAGACGATAGCCGGCCTGGGTATCGACGAAGGCGGGATAGTCGCCGAGCGAAAAGCCGTAGCCCGCCAGCAGTCGCGGCTCGATCTGCGGCGCCGTCCAGTCGAGGCCGGCAAAGCCCTCGTCGCCCACGGCCTGCGCGCGTTCCAGCCGTGCCGACAGCTGGCCGGAGACGACGACGCCGTCCGCCTCGAAGAGGCGCAGGCGCGCGCCGAGCGAGGCGTCGAAGACCGATGGCCGCGCGGCCGGCAGGTCGCCGTCGCGTTCGCTGCCGATCTCGCCGGAGCCGATAAGCGTCAGGCTGTCGGTGAGGCCATACTCCAGCAGCAGGCTGACCGTGCCCTTCTCGAAATCCGGCCGCTCGGTGACGGCCGAGTGCGCGTCGAAGACGCTGTCGGCGGTCGAGTAGAGACCGGTGATGATCGCTTGGCCGGTTCCCTCCGGCAGCGTCCAGGCGCCCGCCAAGGCACCGGTCGGCCAGCACGCGGCCGCGACGATCAGCGCCTGCCTGGCCCAATGCCCACCCGTTCGACGCGACATCAGCCGGCAC
It encodes:
- a CDS encoding ABC transporter substrate-binding protein, giving the protein MKKLMKLAGAGLVAASLALPGLAMAQDAEKVTIGVSIPAATHGWTGGVNFHAQQAIDSLTETYPQLEFVLATAGDPGKQVSDVEDMMATRDIDALVILPFESDPLTGPVKRVADAGKWVTVVDRGLAQEGIEDLYVAGDNTAFGRVAGEYFKEKMPDGGKIVALRGIPTTIDNERVEAFQAALEGSNIEIIGMEHGNWNRDKAFEVMQDFLSRFPEIDAVWASDDDMALGVIEAIKQAGRENDMWVLGGAGMKQMIERVKAGDTMVPADVTYPPAMIATAIRLTADRFVSQAPMEGRFIIGSVLVTPENADQYYYPDSPF
- a CDS encoding ABC transporter permease — its product is MSVEAGSVAKPRKGLDFHVLGPLIALVVLVVLGMSLNDQFLSSGNVTNVLARSAFIGIIAVGATFVITIGGLDLSVGSMAAFLAGITIIILNALAPVLGIGWNTIIVGMAACLLMGLAAGFLNGILITAGRIEAFIVTLGTLGIFRSLVVWLADGGTLSLNFELREVYRPVYYGGVAGVAWPIIVFALVAIAGEIVMRKTAYGRHAAAVGSNAQVARYSAIHVDRVRLATYMLQGMLVGIATIMYVPRLGSASSTTGILWELEAIAAVIIGGTVLKGGFGRVWGTVVGVVILSLIDNILNLTDLVSPYLNGAIQGVIIILAVVLQRGRKGAA
- a CDS encoding sugar ABC transporter ATP-binding protein, translating into MTARPSPILEARGVRKSFGPVEVLHGIDFALRPGEVHALVGENGAGKSTLMKCLAGYQKPTGGEILLNGKAVDFADSEAAEHAGIVLIHQEFNLAEQLSAEANIFLGREIKKGFFLDWKAMREKAGQLLRELGTPIDTRLPVSQLSVSQKQMVEIAKALARNARVLIMDEPTAVLTLREAEVLFAQIDRLKADGVAILYTSHKLDEIARVADEVTVLRDGSFVADAPVAEMSPDRMAELMVGRQLSDLFPHKDPDAAAEIVLSVRNFSVPGHVETASFDLRRGEILGFAGLVGAGRTELMEGIMGLRPATGTIQRNGATVRIRSPKDATGHGIGYLTEDRKGCGLLLGYGMRENLTLLGLDRFTGIFVDEKAEDQALDAAIKRFDIRTGSRTIPVGNLSGGNQQKLLLAKTMLVEPQIVILDEPTRGIDIGTKQQIYNFIHQLAAEGRAVIVISSEMSEVIGLCHRVIVMRSGRLNGEVAGDEVTEEAIVRRAMGLEGSASHVG
- a CDS encoding Gfo/Idh/MocA family protein, whose amino-acid sequence is MAIEGRDETHARRIRYGMVGGGQGAFIGGVHRIAARIDDRFELVAGALSSTPEKAKASAAEIGLDPARSYGSYEDMATAEKAREDGIEAVAIVTPNHMHFPVAKTFLEAGFHVICDKPMTTTLAEARDLAAIASASGKVFVLTHNYTGYPMIRQARAMVAAGELGNIRVVVAEYAQDWLAGRTEDTGSKQAGWRVDPEKAGAGGAIGDIGTHAHNLACFVTGLKVERLSADLSSFVEGRRLDDNASMLLRFAAKGGTAAKGMLWASQVAVGNENGLTLRVYGDKGGLEWCQEEPNKLWFTPLGEPKRLLTRNGAGANAASTAVSRLPAGHPEGYLEGFATIYAEAAELIRAADEGRAPPEGLALPTIEDGIDGLAFIEACVASSKQDGAWVAL
- a CDS encoding sugar phosphate isomerase/epimerase — translated: MKTMKGPGIFLAQFAGDTAPFNDLKSIAGWAAGHGYKGVQIPTWDARLIDLKKAADSKNYCDEITGICRDAGVEITDLSTHLQGQLVAVHPAFDEAFDGFAAPEVRGNPTARQAWAVEQMKLAAKASANFGFTSHVTFPGALAWPFLYPWPQRPAGLIDTAFEELAKRWVPILDAFDAAGCDVGYEIHPGEDVFDGATFEMFLEACGNHPRCQINYDPSHFVLQQLDYLEFIDIYHERICAFHVKDAEFNPTGRQGVYSGYQPWVKRAGRFRSLGDGQVDFAGIFSKLAEHDYDSWAVLEWECCLKSPEQGAAEGAPFIAAHIIEVTDKAFDDFASGGTDEAANRRMLGIGG
- a CDS encoding LacI family DNA-binding transcriptional regulator, which gives rise to MEDRPHSTLVDVAREAGVSRATVDRVINGRPNVKAKTVAKVREAMARLHYRPDPLAAGLARRSRHRFCFVLPTGTNAFMEDLASHIATMGDWLARSRAFVDRVQVDVFDPQALATALDELPRAYDGVAVVALDDPLVRAAIDRLVADGVPVVTLVSDVPASRRLRFVGIDNSAAGRTAAMLVGRFLAGRTGSVGVLVGSLSLRDHMERCFGFSQLLGREFPGLRILPVMEMRDDRDLAEAAVRDLLKAHPDLVALYNAGAGNQGVANALKAARKTPRLVFVAHELTPLSRELLLSGTADAVIAQNPGHEARSAARLLLSRGLDEAIIAEQERIRIDIFLRENLP
- a CDS encoding aldo/keto reductase; the protein is MTTMDRRRFIGGAAAGAAALAIAPHVAHAQAQPPLARRIPSSGVALPVIGLGTWITFNVGNDPAALAQRTDVMRAFFEMGGGMIDSSPMYGSAQATVGHGLREIGIPETLFAADKVWTSDADDGPSQIAETQALWGVPRFGLLQVHNLLGWEGHLETLEAMKAEGRIGHVGITTSHGRRHDEVEAIMRQRPIDFVQLTYNMADREAEARLLPLAAERGIAVIANRPFRQGALVDAVQSAPLPAVAAEIGAANWPQFLLKFIVSHPAVTVAIPATRRVEHLRENMGAAHGPMPDPALRAEMARAFESL
- a CDS encoding DUF6064 family protein; its protein translation is MLDDLTTYRLQDFLLFDAATYEGLFAQMNGAFWLLPAATVLSGLATLVAIRMKLRAAMRIAAAVMAAAFTLSATLFFLGVYATINWAAVYPAWLFYGQAALLVLVGTLAGRLDPLVDRNSPRSLVATIVTMHTLLIHPLVASATGREFDGLEWFGLAPDPTAMAALGLLAFSRSRWRFLLALAPILWLTVSFLTLWTLELDGQAVVLAAGTVLGIVALSMPASSRAGRSSGPTDAERPVAAAPRPDDRSRRSVPATLVPSAPVRSGTRRR